The genomic region GCGGATCGCTTCCGCCTGGCCGGTGAGCCCGCCGCCGACCACCTTCACCGTGACGTCGTAGCCCTTCTGCTCGGCCTTCTCGAGCGGGAGCTGCACCGTGCGGATCTGGCGGTCGTAGCCGCGGAAGTACTCGCCGATGGGCTTGGCGTTGACGAGGACCTTGCCCTGACCGTTGGGGATGAGGCGGACCTGCGCGACGGAGGTCTTCCGCCGGCCGGTCGCGAGGATGGAGGAGGAATCGGTCACTTTTTAACCTCGGGCGCGAGCTGAGCGGCGTGGGGGTGCGCGGCCCCGGGGTAGATCTTGAGGCGGGTCATCTGCTGTCCGCGCAGGCGATTGACCGGCAGCATGCGCTTGACGGCGAGATAGACGACCCGGCGGGGATCGCGTTCCATCTGGAGCTTCATGGGCATGATCTTCGCGCCGCCGGCGTAGCCGGAGTGGCTGAAGTAGGTCTTCTGCTCGAGCTTGTTGCCCGTGAGCTTCACCTTCGCCGCGTTGGTGACGAGGACGAAGTCGCCGCAGTCGACGGCCGGCGTGAAGTAGCGCTTGTGCTTCCCGCGCAAAAGGTTCGCGGCCTGAGAGGCCAGGCGTCCGAGGACCTTGCCCTCGGCGTCGATGTGCACCCAGCGGCGTCCCGCTTGGGCTTGCTTCGGGGTCGTGATCGTCGTCTCTGTATGCATAGCCCTGTGAGTATAGCAAAGTCCCCCCCGTCGGAACAATGCTTATTTCTCGTCGAATGCCCGCGAAGCCCCCCTCAATATCAAGAGGTGCCTGCTACCACACTTTTACACTTTTACGACTGAGTCCTTTAAAAGTGTAAAAGTGTGGTAGCAGGCACCTATTTAAAAGTCGGGGTGCCTTGGAGATTCCCGCTTTTATCGCCGGAGCGGTAGCGGGCGACCAAGGCGAAGAAGGGGTCGGAGGGCGACATGAGGTAGTAGACCACGGTCTTGCCGCGGACGACCTGCAGCGAGCTCTCTTTCTCGAGGTCCGCTTCCGACAGCTTCGTGGTCTTTATAAGGAACTGCTCCTCGCCCTCCTCGATCTCCACGTAGCCGGTGCTCTTGAGCATCCCCGCCCGCTTGGCGGCCTCGGCGTCCTCGGCCGCGGGCTTCAACGGCTTCTTCCCCCCGGCTCCGCTCGGGGCCGGAGGGATCCTTGGAGCGCCGGTGAGGGCCGCGGTGCGCTCGGCGGTGGGGCGGGTGTTTCCGCCCGTACGTCCGTCGCGGTAGCGCCAGAAAGCCGGGAGGCTGCGATGGATGCGGTTGAAGAGTTCGTCGCCTTCCTGCGTCAGCATCCCCCGGGAGTCGAAGAGGTCCCGGCCCGACAGGCTGCGCAGGCGGAAGACCTCCTTGGCCTCCGCGCCGTGCGTCTCGAAGTACTTGCGGGCGTCCTGCGAGCGGAGGAAGAGGTATTTCCGATAGCCCTCGACGGTCAGCCAGACGTCCAGCTCGCTGGAGCCCGTGCGGGACTCCAGCGCGTAACCCTTGAGCGTCCCCATGCGCGCGCGCAGAAGCCCGAAAGCTCCCAGCGCCTGCGCCTCGCGCACGCGCGAGAGGAGCGTGAAGTCGTCGGCCGAGAAGTCCTCCTGGTCCTGCGGCACCACCCGGCGGCGCTTCATCTCCTGGAGCGCCGCCGACCGGTCCATGAGCGGGAGCTGGGCGCGCAGCGTCCCCGCGAGCAGCGGGAAGAGGAAGAGGCCGACTAGAAGCCATCCAGAAACCCCGTTGATACGCGAAAACGTGGATTTCGCGCCTCCGGCTAGGCAAGAGGACCGCAGCGTACTGGAGGTACGCGGCGGTCCGAGCAACGACGCCGGAGGCCGAAAGCCGCGTTTGCAGGCGCAGCGGGGTTTCTGGATGGCTTCTAGGGACGCCCGGAGCATCAGGGGTTCTTCTGGAGGATGCGGGGCAGGACGACGCCGGTCTGGCTCTGGTACTTGCCCTTGCGGTCCTTGTAGCTGGTCTGGCAGACCTGGTCGCTCTCGAAGAAGAGGAGCTGGGCGATGCCCTCGTTGGCGTAGATCTTGGCCGGGATGGGCGTCGTGTTGCTGATCTCGATGGTGAGGATGCCCTCCCACTCGGGCTCCAGCGGGGTGACGTTGACGATGATGCCGCAGCGGGCGTAGGTGCTCTTGCCGAGGCAGACCGCCAGGACGTTGCGGGGGATGCGGAAGTACTCCACCGTGCGGGCCAGCGCGAAGGAATTCGGCGGCACGATGCAGTGCTCGCCCCTGAAGTCCACGAAGGACCGGGGGTCGAAGGCCTTGGGGTCGATGCAGCCGGCCAGCGCGTTGGTGAAGATCTTGAACTCGTCGGCGACCCGGATGTCGTAGCCGTAGGAGGAGAGCCCGTAGGAGACCTTCCCCCCCCCGTCGAGACGCTCCACGAAGGGTTCGATCATCCGGTCCTCAAGGCAGCGCTGCCGGATCCACTGGTCGGATTTGATCATGAACGGGGCTCCTGGGGATATTCTAGTAGATGCCGTGGGTCCGGGCCCAGGCGCGTCCGGCGAGCACGAGCTTGCGGCCGGTGCTCAGGCCCACGCGCTGGAAGAAGACGCGGTAGTTCTCGGCGCGCACCCGCTCGAGGACCTCTTCGTAGACCTCGGCCATGACCTCGGCCGGGAGCATCGCGACCCGGTCCTCGGGCTCGAGGAGGGTCCGCGCCTTCCGGTAGTACTCCTTGGCGCGCTCGTACTGCCGGCTCATGAGGCGCGTGAACTCCGGGCCGTAGCGCCGGTGCACGACGGCGTCCTCGCTGCAGCCGGCGGCGCGCAGGTCCTCGAGCGGCAGGTAGATGCGGCCGCGCTCGAGGTCGCCGCCCACGTCGCGCAGGATGTTCGTGAGCTGGAAGGCGTTGCCCATGGCCACCGCGTACTCGCGCACGCGCTCGGGCGGGGTGCGCTTGTAGCCGAAGATCTCGACGCAGAGCAGGCCGACGGCGCCGGCCACGCCGTAGAGGTAGCGCTCGAGGTCCGCGTAGGTCTCGTAGCGGGTGCGCTCGAGATCCATGCGCACGCCGGCGAGGACGTCGAGGAAGGCCGCCTTGGGCAGGCGATAGGCCAGCACATGGGGGCGCAGTCGCCGGGCGAGCGGGTGGGTCTCCTTCCCTTCATAGAGCCGCTCGATCTCGGAGCGCCACTCCT from Elusimicrobiota bacterium harbors:
- the dcd gene encoding dCTP deaminase, which encodes MIKSDQWIRQRCLEDRMIEPFVERLDGGGKVSYGLSSYGYDIRVADEFKIFTNALAGCIDPKAFDPRSFVDFRGEHCIVPPNSFALARTVEYFRIPRNVLAVCLGKSTYARCGIIVNVTPLEPEWEGILTIEISNTTPIPAKIYANEGIAQLLFFESDQVCQTSYKDRKGKYQSQTGVVLPRILQKNP
- the hpnD gene encoding presqualene diphosphate synthase HpnD — translated: MSAPESGSNFSLAFLFLSAPQREALRAVYAWCRHVDDVVDSGALPPPEAARALEEWRSEIERLYEGKETHPLARRLRPHVLAYRLPKAAFLDVLAGVRMDLERTRYETYADLERYLYGVAGAVGLLCVEIFGYKRTPPERVREYAVAMGNAFQLTNILRDVGGDLERGRIYLPLEDLRAAGCSEDAVVHRRYGPEFTRLMSRQYERAKEYYRKARTLLEPEDRVAMLPAEVMAEVYEEVLERVRAENYRVFFQRVGLSTGRKLVLAGRAWARTHGIY
- the rplM gene encoding 50S ribosomal protein L13, with the translated sequence MHTETTITTPKQAQAGRRWVHIDAEGKVLGRLASQAANLLRGKHKRYFTPAVDCGDFVLVTNAAKVKLTGNKLEQKTYFSHSGYAGGAKIMPMKLQMERDPRRVVYLAVKRMLPVNRLRGQQMTRLKIYPGAAHPHAAQLAPEVKK
- the rpsI gene encoding 30S ribosomal protein S9; its protein translation is MTDSSSILATGRRKTSVAQVRLIPNGQGKVLVNAKPIGEYFRGYDRQIRTVQLPLEKAEQKGYDVTVKVVGGGLTGQAEAIRHGLARALARVDEKFKKIMRKEGYLTRDPRMVERKKPGQPKARKRFQYSKR